One segment of Deltaproteobacteria bacterium DNA contains the following:
- a CDS encoding glucose-6-phosphate isomerase, translated as MGQRQSKANPSWREEMTVRLDVNGMMASMLGEAGIREEALAALQPRLQAADAALQHARQSGTLPFYDLPYQDISGVQTLAEAVRQECDALVVLGIGGSALGTRALAQALLPPFTVRTPALHVADNIDPASFGALLDSLDLSRTVFNVISKSGETAETMAQFLIVRQLLQEKLGADAVRRHIVVTTDAKSGYLRPLVNREGWRDLIIPAGVGGRFSVFTPVGLFPAAVAGIDIEELLAGAAGMDTRCRGTEIWRNPALLFAALQFISAKPIIVMMPYSDALAEVSEWFCQLWAESLGKEKDRQGNTVQTGQTPVRALGTTDQHSQVQLYTEGPNDKVLVFLRVTDPGRELTIPEGYPEVEGLHYLSGAGLGSLLRHEQRATEIALAKTGRMSCTFTLPAVNAFTLGQLLYLLEVATAVAGELYDVNAFDQPGVEEGKRLTYGMMGRAGFAEKDAEVRAWEQKVQGRFVV; from the coding sequence ATGGGGCAACGGCAAAGCAAGGCAAACCCGTCGTGGCGCGAAGAGATGACCGTCCGCCTCGATGTAAACGGCATGATGGCCTCAATGCTTGGCGAAGCTGGCATTCGCGAAGAGGCTCTTGCCGCTCTTCAACCGCGATTGCAGGCGGCTGACGCGGCGTTACAGCATGCCCGCCAGTCCGGGACCTTGCCGTTTTACGATCTGCCCTATCAAGATATCTCTGGCGTACAGACGCTAGCAGAGGCCGTCCGCCAAGAGTGCGACGCGCTGGTGGTGCTGGGCATCGGCGGCTCGGCACTTGGGACGCGCGCGTTAGCTCAAGCCTTATTGCCGCCATTCACCGTGCGGACTCCGGCGCTTCATGTGGCGGACAACATTGATCCTGCCAGCTTCGGCGCGTTGCTCGACAGCCTGGATCTCTCGCGCACGGTATTTAACGTGATCAGCAAATCCGGCGAGACCGCGGAAACCATGGCGCAATTCTTGATCGTCCGCCAGCTCCTTCAAGAGAAGCTGGGAGCCGACGCGGTGCGGCGACATATCGTGGTGACCACAGATGCAAAGAGCGGCTATCTGCGGCCACTAGTGAACCGTGAAGGCTGGCGGGACCTGATTATCCCAGCGGGAGTCGGCGGGCGCTTCTCCGTGTTCACTCCGGTCGGGCTTTTTCCTGCCGCAGTAGCAGGCATTGATATCGAAGAGTTGTTAGCCGGAGCAGCAGGGATGGACACACGCTGTCGCGGCACCGAGATATGGCGGAATCCTGCGCTACTCTTCGCCGCACTCCAATTCATTTCCGCTAAACCGATCATAGTGATGATGCCCTACTCGGATGCCTTAGCTGAAGTCTCCGAGTGGTTCTGTCAGCTCTGGGCGGAAAGCTTGGGCAAAGAGAAAGACCGGCAAGGCAATACTGTACAAACAGGCCAGACCCCCGTGCGTGCGCTTGGCACCACCGACCAACACTCGCAGGTGCAGCTCTACACCGAAGGGCCGAACGATAAAGTGCTAGTCTTTCTCCGCGTGACCGACCCCGGACGCGAGCTGACTATTCCCGAAGGCTATCCCGAAGTCGAGGGGCTGCATTATCTCTCGGGCGCGGGGCTTGGGTCTCTTTTACGACACGAACAGCGGGCCACCGAGATCGCACTAGCTAAGACAGGACGCATGTCCTGCACCTTCACGCTTCCCGCCGTGAACGCCTTCACGCTCGGTCAGCTCCTGTATCTGCTCGAAGTCGCGACTGCCGTCGCCGGTGAACTCTACGATGTGAACGCCTTCGACCAACCTGGGGTGGAAGAAGGCAAACGCCTGACCTACGGCATGATGGGTCGCGCGGGGTTTGCCGAGAAAGACGCCGAAGTCCGCGCCTGGGAGCAGAAGGTCCAGGGGCGGTTTGTGGTGTGA
- a CDS encoding type II toxin-antitoxin system PemK/MazF family toxin, which produces MAGRVDIARGDIWTYEFQRPDKRRPVLVLSRPEAIAVLHTVIVAPITSTIRGLPSEVVVGTTEGLKHDSAVSLDHMQTVERARLSRYIGRLSGEKMEAVCRAIAVATGCA; this is translated from the coding sequence ATGGCCGGACGAGTAGATATTGCCCGTGGCGACATCTGGACCTACGAGTTCCAGCGTCCAGACAAACGACGGCCGGTCTTGGTCCTTAGCCGTCCTGAAGCAATTGCTGTACTTCACACCGTTATCGTGGCACCGATCACCTCAACCATCCGAGGATTACCGAGTGAGGTGGTTGTGGGGACAACGGAAGGTCTCAAGCACGACTCAGCGGTGAGTCTCGATCACATGCAGACGGTCGAGCGTGCGCGGTTGTCGCGCTACATAGGCCGCCTTAGCGGCGAGAAGATGGAAGCCGTGTGTCGAGCCATCGCCGTCGCGACCGGATGCGCTTGA
- a CDS encoding ribbon-helix-helix protein, CopG family yields MKTIQITFDERLLERLDNDEEVKQTGRSAVIRRAVADYLQKKRHVTLAEAYRRAYTKHPAASDLSEWADEGVWPDE; encoded by the coding sequence ATGAAAACGATCCAAATCACGTTCGACGAGCGACTTCTCGAACGGCTGGATAACGATGAAGAAGTTAAACAAACAGGGCGCTCTGCTGTGATTCGCCGCGCGGTTGCTGACTATCTGCAGAAAAAACGGCACGTCACTCTCGCGGAGGCGTACCGACGCGCATACACAAAACACCCTGCGGCATCCGACTTGAGCGAATGGGCGGACGAAGGCGTATGGCCGGACGAGTAG
- a CDS encoding helix-turn-helix transcriptional regulator: MTTKTPKRQPTTDAIEILHRRYYEGRPDRLKELEEARVEDEIARKIYALRTEAGLTQRALAKLVGTSASVIDQLEDADYEGHSMAMLKRIAEALHKRMEIRFVSIRDPKNKSSDDRATVQGQPLWLPSDSDGRAQGPLRLLLTRDRKTNRRKTIFISPSREA; encoded by the coding sequence ATGACCACCAAAACACCCAAACGACAACCCACCACGGATGCAATAGAAATTCTCCACCGGCGCTATTACGAAGGAAGGCCAGACCGACTCAAAGAACTCGAAGAAGCGCGGGTCGAGGATGAGATCGCCCGGAAAATTTACGCCCTCCGCACTGAAGCCGGCTTAACGCAACGCGCATTGGCCAAGCTCGTAGGCACTTCGGCTTCGGTCATTGACCAACTCGAAGACGCCGACTACGAAGGCCACTCGATGGCCATGCTCAAACGCATCGCGGAAGCGCTGCACAAGCGGATGGAAATCCGTTTCGTCTCGATTAGGGACCCCAAGAACAAATCCTCGGATGACAGGGCAACCGTGCAGGGGCAACCCTTGTGGCTGCCCTCTGACTCCGACGGGCGGGCACAAGGCCCACTGCGACTCTTATTAACGAGGGACAGAAAAACAAATCGCCGAAAAACAATTTTCATTTCACCTAGTAGGGAAGCATAA
- a CDS encoding DUF4351 domain-containing protein — translation MLGLTDIDLKQTRFYQDVFAEGAQEGEVTLVLRLLQRRCGELASTLTEQVTHLSVSQIETLGEALLDFQSVADLEQWLAAHGQQTPA, via the coding sequence ATGTTAGGACTAACAGACATCGACCTCAAACAGACCCGTTTCTATCAAGATGTATTCGCTGAAGGGGCGCAGGAAGGGGAAGTAACTCTGGTGTTACGCTTGTTGCAGCGCCGTTGCGGGGAGCTAGCATCCACTCTTACCGAGCAAGTCACGCACTTGAGCGTTTCACAGATAGAAACCTTGGGCGAAGCGTTGCTCGACTTCCAAAGCGTTGCTGACCTTGAACAGTGGCTGGCCGCACACGGACAACAAACGCCAGCGTAA
- the miaA gene encoding tRNA (adenosine(37)-N6)-dimethylallyltransferase MiaA, translating to MNRPQLVLIAGPTATGKTALAVALAARHGAEIVGADSRQVYRYLDIGTAKPTEAERSRVPHHMIDVVQPDEHFDGACFRASAMAVIQEALARRKRVFVVGGTGLYLRALTQGLFAGPPADPTLRQRLQQQAQEEGAGFLHGWLQRVDPEAALRLHPHDSVRLVRALEVFLLTEKPISQWQQEHAFSERPFATLTIGLAMEREALARRIEQRCRHMVQTGLVDEVRRLWAMGYGPELPAMRTIGYAQIGDMLHGRYDTEEALTRMALETRRLAKRQMTWLRADPEVQWFPPTQVQDIENAIVKFWDRPAD from the coding sequence ATGAATCGCCCGCAGCTTGTGCTCATTGCCGGGCCGACGGCCACCGGTAAAACCGCTCTCGCCGTTGCCCTGGCCGCCCGCCACGGAGCGGAAATCGTTGGTGCGGATTCTCGTCAGGTCTACCGTTATCTCGATATCGGCACCGCCAAACCGACTGAAGCCGAGCGCTCTCGTGTTCCACACCACATGATCGATGTGGTGCAACCGGATGAGCATTTCGATGGCGCCTGTTTCCGCGCCTCGGCAATGGCCGTTATTCAAGAAGCACTTGCCCGTCGCAAACGGGTCTTTGTCGTGGGTGGCACTGGGTTGTATCTGCGGGCGCTGACCCAGGGATTGTTCGCTGGACCTCCTGCCGACCCGACACTCCGTCAGCGGCTGCAACAACAGGCACAGGAGGAAGGTGCAGGATTCCTCCATGGCTGGCTGCAGCGTGTGGACCCCGAAGCCGCGCTGCGCCTGCATCCGCACGATAGTGTCCGCCTTGTTCGGGCGTTAGAGGTGTTTCTGCTCACCGAAAAGCCGATCAGCCAATGGCAGCAAGAGCATGCGTTCAGCGAGCGTCCGTTTGCTACCCTCACCATTGGGCTCGCCATGGAGCGTGAAGCATTAGCTCGTCGCATCGAGCAACGCTGCCGCCACATGGTGCAGACGGGGTTGGTCGATGAAGTGCGCCGTCTCTGGGCAATGGGCTATGGTCCAGAATTGCCGGCGATGCGCACCATCGGCTATGCGCAGATCGGAGACATGTTGCACGGGCGTTATGATACGGAAGAGGCTTTGACGCGCATGGCGCTGGAGACGAGGCGGTTGGCAAAGCGACAGATGACGTGGCTGCGCGCCGACCCCGAGGTGCAGTGGTTTCCACCCACACAAGTCCAGGACATCGAAAACGCTATCGTCAAGTTCTGGGACCGCCCAGCCGACTGA
- a CDS encoding acetyl-CoA carboxylase carboxyltransferase subunit alpha: MPTTYLEFEKSFVELDKRLEMLRQMTTRSEEEQAECGALEEQCRQQETDLYGAVSPWQRVQLSRHTDRPYTLDYIEQLCSEFMELHGDRVFGDDPAIVGGLARFRGHPVVVVGHQRGRTTAEKVRRNFGMPRPEGYRKALRLFHMAERFRRPVLAFIDTQGAYPGIDAEERGQAEAIARNIREMAGLRTPIVVVVIGEGGSGGALALGVGDRILMQENACYSVITPEGCAAILYGERTPERAAWAAEALKITATDLLALKVIDAIIPEPLGGAHRHPEEAIPLVGDAIARHLDALLQLSTDELLEQRYVKFRRMGEAAIIAPTDAALAEEAGA; this comes from the coding sequence ATGCCGACAACCTACCTCGAATTCGAGAAATCTTTCGTGGAGCTGGATAAGCGCCTGGAGATGCTACGTCAGATGACAACCCGCTCCGAAGAAGAACAGGCCGAGTGTGGTGCACTAGAGGAACAATGCCGTCAACAAGAAACGGACCTCTACGGCGCGGTGTCACCGTGGCAACGGGTGCAACTGTCTCGTCACACCGATCGCCCCTACACGTTGGATTATATCGAGCAGCTGTGTTCGGAGTTTATGGAGCTGCATGGAGACCGGGTCTTTGGCGACGATCCCGCTATCGTTGGTGGGCTGGCGCGCTTTCGTGGACACCCGGTGGTGGTCGTAGGGCATCAACGCGGACGCACGACTGCGGAAAAAGTCCGTCGCAATTTTGGCATGCCGCGTCCAGAAGGCTATCGCAAAGCGTTACGCTTATTTCATATGGCTGAGCGGTTTCGCCGCCCCGTACTGGCGTTTATAGACACGCAAGGAGCATATCCTGGCATCGACGCAGAGGAACGCGGACAGGCGGAGGCCATCGCGCGCAACATCCGCGAAATGGCCGGATTGCGCACTCCGATCGTCGTTGTCGTCATCGGCGAGGGCGGTAGCGGTGGGGCGCTGGCGCTCGGCGTCGGCGACCGTATCCTCATGCAAGAGAATGCCTGCTACTCGGTGATTACCCCCGAAGGATGCGCCGCCATTTTATATGGCGAGCGGACGCCGGAGCGTGCCGCCTGGGCAGCGGAGGCTTTGAAAATTACAGCGACGGATTTGCTGGCGCTGAAAGTCATTGACGCCATTATCCCTGAACCGTTAGGCGGCGCGCATCGTCATCCTGAAGAGGCCATTCCTTTGGTAGGAGACGCTATTGCCCGGCACTTGGATGCTCTCCTTCAACTTTCGACCGACGAATTGCTGGAGCAACGTTACGTCAAGTTTCGCCGCATGGGCGAAGCCGCCATTATAGCGCCAACCGACGCCGCTCTTGCGGAGGAGGCTGGCGCATAG
- the pheA gene encoding prephenate dehydratase has translation MSRKQNPLSLSSLREQIDRIDAQVVTLLNRRARLAMRIGQLKSRDRASAYVPSRERQVLAQVLALNTGPLSNEALRAIYREIVSAARALEEPLRIAYFGPEATYTHMAAREQFGSQARFQPLPTIPQVFAEVEQAQADYGVVPIENSSEGSVAITLDTFVDSPLHIIAEISLEIRHCLLSRATRLEQITRVLAHPQALAQCRRWLATNLPGATVEEVVSNARAAELATADAHVAAIAGRMAAEHYKLNVLAAGIQDQSANFTRFAVIGRPQAPGQPTGHDKTSMLLSVRDEVGALYHSLKPFADNAINLHRIESRPLKGRPWEYLFFIDVEGHLHDEPIARALEQIRPLCPLVKVLGSYVSANHMTR, from the coding sequence GTGTCACGGAAACAGAATCCCCTATCGCTCTCGTCGTTGCGTGAACAAATCGACCGCATCGATGCGCAAGTCGTCACACTTCTCAATCGCCGCGCGCGCCTTGCCATGCGGATTGGTCAACTGAAAAGTCGCGACCGGGCAAGTGCGTATGTGCCGAGTCGCGAGCGGCAAGTGTTGGCGCAGGTGCTCGCCCTCAACACCGGACCGCTATCGAACGAGGCGCTGCGGGCAATTTATCGTGAGATCGTTTCCGCCGCGCGCGCGTTAGAAGAGCCGCTGCGCATCGCCTATTTCGGGCCGGAAGCCACTTATACCCACATGGCTGCCCGGGAACAGTTCGGCTCGCAAGCACGATTCCAGCCGCTGCCCACTATTCCTCAAGTCTTTGCCGAGGTGGAACAGGCACAGGCGGACTATGGGGTCGTGCCCATCGAAAACTCCAGTGAAGGCTCGGTGGCTATCACCTTGGACACCTTTGTGGACTCTCCGCTGCATATCATTGCGGAGATTTCTCTGGAGATCCGGCATTGCCTGCTGAGTCGCGCGACTCGGCTCGAGCAGATTACCCGCGTCCTGGCTCACCCGCAGGCGTTGGCGCAATGCCGCCGCTGGTTGGCGACGAATCTCCCCGGCGCGACCGTGGAAGAGGTCGTTAGCAACGCCCGTGCTGCCGAGTTAGCGACGGCGGACGCTCACGTCGCTGCCATTGCCGGGCGCATGGCGGCGGAACATTACAAGCTCAACGTTTTAGCTGCCGGCATTCAGGATCAATCCGCCAATTTCACGCGCTTCGCCGTGATCGGGCGCCCTCAAGCCCCAGGGCAGCCGACCGGGCATGACAAAACCTCGATGCTGCTGTCCGTGCGCGATGAAGTCGGTGCACTCTATCACTCGCTCAAACCCTTCGCGGACAATGCCATTAACCTGCACCGTATCGAGTCGCGTCCTTTGAAAGGCCGCCCGTGGGAATATCTGTTTTTCATCGACGTGGAAGGACATCTCCATGACGAACCGATTGCCCGTGCGCTTGAGCAAATCCGCCCGCTTTGCCCGTTGGTCAAAGTCCTCGGCTCGTATGTTTCTGCTAATCACATGACACGGTGA
- a CDS encoding histidinol-phosphate transaminase — MNISTLVPEWVRTLTPYQPGKPIKELEREYGVHDSIKIASNENPLGPSPKAVAAITAALPDLHRYPDGDCFYLKQRLAEKLGVDRTRLILGNGSNELIEMLVRTFLRVGEAIVVGEHAFAIYHLVAQAAGGRTITVPHAGFKFDLAAMVKAITPETRIVFLDNPNNPTGTIYTRSEWETFLQAVPAKVLVVVDDAYFEFVDDPEYPNSMAYQDGQRLLVTLRTFSKICGLAGVRVGYGISSPEIIDALNRIRQPFNVNSLAQVGALAALDDEDHIHRTQENNRQGLAYLCKELDRLGLEYAPSWANFLLVKVGAGTYQRLLPEGVIIRPMGGYGFPEYARVSVGLPAENQRFIVAMEKLLRTA; from the coding sequence ATGAATATCAGCACACTCGTTCCAGAATGGGTCCGCACCTTAACACCGTATCAACCCGGCAAACCAATCAAAGAATTGGAGCGCGAGTACGGTGTCCACGACTCTATCAAAATCGCCTCGAACGAAAACCCGCTCGGTCCATCGCCGAAAGCAGTGGCGGCTATTACTGCGGCTCTGCCTGATCTGCATCGCTATCCAGATGGTGACTGCTTTTATCTCAAACAGCGGCTGGCCGAGAAACTCGGCGTGGATCGCACGCGGCTCATTTTGGGCAACGGCTCGAACGAGTTGATCGAGATGCTCGTACGCACGTTTCTGCGCGTGGGAGAAGCGATTGTTGTTGGCGAACACGCTTTCGCCATCTATCACCTTGTGGCGCAAGCCGCTGGCGGACGTACGATCACTGTGCCACACGCCGGGTTCAAGTTCGATCTCGCCGCGATGGTCAAAGCCATCACCCCAGAAACACGGATCGTGTTCCTTGACAACCCCAACAACCCGACGGGAACGATCTACACGCGCAGCGAGTGGGAAACGTTTCTGCAGGCCGTCCCCGCCAAGGTGCTGGTCGTGGTCGATGACGCCTACTTCGAGTTTGTCGATGATCCCGAGTATCCGAACTCCATGGCGTACCAAGACGGCCAGCGGCTGTTAGTGACGTTGCGCACCTTCTCGAAAATCTGCGGTCTGGCAGGAGTACGGGTGGGCTACGGCATCTCCTCGCCGGAAATCATCGACGCACTCAACCGCATTCGTCAGCCTTTTAACGTCAATTCCCTAGCGCAGGTCGGGGCGCTGGCAGCGCTCGATGACGAGGACCACATCCACCGCACGCAAGAGAACAATCGCCAGGGGTTGGCCTATCTGTGCAAAGAACTCGACCGCCTCGGACTTGAGTACGCACCCAGTTGGGCGAATTTCCTATTGGTGAAGGTCGGGGCTGGCACCTATCAACGGCTCTTGCCAGAAGGCGTCATCATCCGCCCCATGGGCGGGTACGGCTTTCCCGAATACGCGCGCGTGAGCGTGGGACTACCAGCAGAGAACCAACGTTTCATCGTGGCAATGGAGAAACTCCTGCGAACTGCCTGA
- a CDS encoding AAA family ATPase has product MTFDEALDQVRELLQQRGRVTYRSLKLRYQLDEELLAGVTDELISAEWVAVDEDGKVLVWTGGAPKGEAAKGEKGEKEVVSSQLSVVGSQPLAAERRQLTVLFCDLVGSTALSAQLDPEDLREVVRHYQRTCAEVIQRYEGYVAQYLGDGLLVYFGYPVAHEDDAQRAARAGLEIIEALQSRTRQQAANQPLPHGRGSDSLHVRIGMHTGPVVIGEMGGGGRTEQLALGEIPNIAARLQGLAEPDTVVVSAATYRLVQGLFECQDLGPQTLKGIFAPLTVYRITGASAAQSRFEVAVRSGLTPLIGRESELGVLRQRWEQAKTGAGQVVLLSGEPGIGKSRLVQVLKEQVRAEGATRIEFRCSPYHQNSALYPIIDHLQRLLQFAHEDAPAEKLKKLEDALESRGGVTPPLQSERVSLLAALLFLPHPAGYPPITVSPQKQKEQTQAALVAWLLEEAERAVVYCAWEDLHWADPSTLEILTLFLGQVPTTRVLTLLTFRPEFMPPWSPRSYLSQLTLSRLGPPHVEAMVTQVMGASTLPAAVVQQIVAKTDGVPLFVEELTKTVVESVGAIHELPLQLGIPVTLQDALMARLDRLGPTREIAQLGATIGREFSYELLHAVSSLDEAALQHGLQQLVEAELLYQRGLLPQARYLFKHALIQDTAYQSLLKSRRQQLHQQIAQVLAERFPETIETQPELLAHHYTEAGLKEQAIPYWQRAGERATQHSAYMEAINHLTKGLSRGRNTRQRTNWRSSSSPSPNACKTLLS; this is encoded by the coding sequence ATGACCTTCGATGAAGCACTAGACCAAGTCCGCGAGCTGCTACAGCAGCGCGGTCGAGTGACTTATCGGTCGCTCAAGCTGCGCTACCAGCTAGACGAGGAATTGCTGGCGGGAGTCACCGACGAGCTTATTAGCGCCGAGTGGGTGGCGGTCGATGAAGACGGCAAAGTGTTGGTGTGGACGGGTGGCGCACCGAAAGGCGAAGCGGCGAAAGGGGAAAAAGGCGAAAAAGAAGTTGTGAGTAGTCAGTTATCAGTTGTCGGTTCCCAACCCCTAGCCGCCGAAAGGCGGCAGTTGACCGTGCTATTCTGCGATTTGGTAGGCTCGACTGCGCTCTCAGCCCAGCTCGATCCAGAAGACCTACGGGAAGTCGTACGCCACTATCAACGCACATGCGCCGAGGTCATCCAGCGTTATGAGGGATATGTTGCCCAATATCTCGGGGATGGATTGCTGGTATACTTCGGCTATCCGGTGGCGCACGAAGACGATGCCCAACGCGCCGCGCGGGCGGGACTGGAGATTATCGAAGCATTGCAGAGCCGCACGCGTCAGCAAGCGGCAAACCAACCGCTCCCTCACGGTCGCGGCTCGGATTCTCTCCACGTCCGCATCGGCATGCACACCGGGCCGGTGGTCATCGGCGAAATGGGCGGTGGCGGGCGTACGGAACAACTCGCTTTGGGCGAGATACCCAACATTGCCGCCCGCCTGCAGGGCTTGGCTGAGCCTGATACCGTCGTGGTCAGCGCGGCCACATATCGCTTGGTGCAAGGCCTATTCGAGTGCCAGGACTTGGGACCTCAGACGCTCAAAGGTATTTTCGCTCCTCTCACGGTATATCGAATCACTGGCGCGAGCGCTGCGCAGAGTCGTTTTGAGGTTGCCGTCCGCAGCGGCCTCACGCCTCTCATTGGCCGCGAATCCGAGCTGGGAGTGCTGCGGCAGCGCTGGGAACAGGCCAAGACCGGTGCAGGCCAAGTGGTATTACTCAGCGGTGAGCCCGGGATTGGCAAGTCCCGCCTCGTGCAAGTGCTCAAAGAACAGGTCAGAGCCGAGGGCGCGACCCGCATCGAGTTTCGCTGCTCGCCCTATCATCAGAATAGCGCCTTGTATCCCATCATAGACCACTTGCAGCGTCTGCTGCAGTTTGCCCACGAGGATGCGCCCGCAGAAAAACTGAAGAAACTAGAGGACGCCCTGGAAAGTAGGGGCGGGGTCACCCCGCCCCTACAATCGGAAAGAGTTTCCCTCTTGGCCGCTTTGCTGTTCTTGCCGCATCCCGCCGGCTACCCGCCGATTACGGTCAGTCCCCAGAAGCAAAAAGAGCAAACCCAAGCCGCCTTGGTCGCGTGGCTGCTGGAAGAAGCCGAGCGAGCCGTGGTCTATTGTGCCTGGGAGGATCTCCACTGGGCCGACCCGTCCACCCTGGAAATTCTCACCTTGTTCCTGGGCCAAGTGCCGACCACCCGGGTGCTAACGCTGTTGACCTTTCGGCCCGAGTTCATGCCACCGTGGAGTCCACGCTCCTACCTGAGCCAACTCACGTTGAGCCGATTGGGACCCCCACACGTCGAAGCGATGGTTACACAGGTGATGGGCGCTAGCACCTTGCCCGCAGCGGTGGTGCAACAGATTGTCGCCAAGACCGATGGTGTGCCGTTGTTCGTAGAAGAATTGACCAAGACCGTTGTCGAATCCGTAGGGGCAATTCATGAATTGCCCCTACAATTGGGCATTCCCGTGACCCTGCAAGACGCCCTGATGGCCCGGTTGGATAGGTTGGGACCAACGAGAGAAATCGCCCAACTCGGTGCAACCATTGGTCGCGAGTTTAGCTATGAACTCCTGCACGCGGTCTCTTCACTCGATGAAGCGGCCTTACAACACGGGTTGCAGCAGTTGGTGGAGGCCGAACTGCTGTATCAGCGCGGGCTACTGCCACAGGCGCGATATCTCTTCAAGCATGCATTGATTCAGGATACCGCGTATCAGTCGTTGCTGAAGAGCAGACGCCAGCAACTGCATCAGCAGATTGCCCAGGTGTTGGCAGAGCGGTTTCCTGAGACGATTGAGACCCAACCTGAGCTGCTCGCGCATCACTACACCGAGGCTGGTCTCAAAGAGCAGGCCATTCCTTACTGGCAGCGGGCCGGAGAGCGAGCCACCCAGCACTCAGCCTATATGGAAGCGATCAATCATCTCACCAAAGGTTTATCGCGGGGGCGGAATACAAGACAGCGCACGAACTGGCGGAGCAGCTCTTCACCCTCGCCCAACGCCTGCAAGACCCTGCTCTCCTGA
- a CDS encoding tetratricopeptide repeat protein, whose protein sequence is MAHAELEVCLYELGDSVLAREHFEQGITLYDPQQHRSLVLLYGQDLGVYCHGLGASVLWCLGYPAQALKSAREALTLARRLSHPYTLAYDLLHVAMFYQLRREALAVQELAEEAIALATEHGFHLISAWVAIFRGWALAKQGEAAEGIAQMRQSLAAFRATGAGVGLPLYLSLLAEACGKVGQVEEGLTLLAEALATVDKTEERFYEAELYRLKGELLLQQENQKAKVKEQKSKIETDPRSLMPDAQGKTEACFLKAMEIAKKQQAKSLELRTVMSLSRLWQTQGKKAEARRMLAEIYGWFTEGFDTKDLQEAKALLDGLS, encoded by the coding sequence GTGGCCCATGCGGAGCTAGAAGTCTGTTTATATGAATTAGGAGATTCAGTCCTGGCCCGAGAACACTTTGAGCAAGGGATTACCCTCTACGACCCCCAGCAGCACCGTTCCCTAGTCCTTCTTTATGGGCAAGACCTCGGGGTGTACTGCCATGGCCTGGGGGCTTCTGTTCTGTGGTGTCTTGGCTATCCAGCCCAGGCCCTGAAGAGCGCCCGCGAAGCGCTCACCTTGGCCCGCCGGTTATCTCACCCCTATACTCTGGCCTATGACTTGCTCCACGTTGCCATGTTCTATCAGCTCCGCCGAGAGGCGCTGGCAGTCCAAGAGCTGGCAGAGGAAGCTATTGCCCTTGCGACCGAGCATGGATTTCACCTCATCTCGGCGTGGGTAGCGATATTTCGGGGTTGGGCGCTCGCTAAGCAGGGAGAGGCGGCAGAGGGGATTGCTCAGATGCGCCAAAGCCTGGCCGCTTTCCGGGCCACAGGAGCAGGGGTGGGACTGCCGCTTTATCTGAGCCTGCTGGCCGAGGCGTGCGGGAAAGTAGGACAGGTAGAGGAAGGACTTACGCTGCTGGCCGAGGCGCTGGCTACTGTAGACAAAACTGAGGAGCGTTTCTACGAAGCGGAGCTGTATCGACTCAAAGGCGAGCTGCTGCTGCAGCAAGAAAATCAAAAGGCAAAAGTCAAAGAGCAAAAATCAAAAATAGAAACCGATCCCCGATCCCTGATGCCCGATGCCCAAGGCAAAACCGAAGCCTGTTTCCTCAAGGCTATGGAAATCGCAAAGAAGCAGCAGGCGAAGTCCCTTGAGCTGCGAACGGTGATGAGCTTGAGTCGGCTATGGCAGACCCAGGGTAAGAAGGCCGAAGCCCGGCGGATGCTAGCAGAAATCTACGGCTGGTTCACCGAAGGCTTCGACACGAAAGACTTGCAAGAGGCCAAGGCGCTCCTCGACGGGTTATCCTAG